The Lysobacter enzymogenes DNA segment CCGCGATGGCGATGTTGGCGCCGTCGCGCGCGGCGCGCAGCGCGATCTCGCGGCCGATGCCGCGCGAGGCGCCGGTGATGAAGAGGGTTTTGCCTTGGAGTGTGGACATGGGCGGCCTGAGATCGAAAGGGATGGGATCGAAGGGAACGCGCTCGGCGCGGGCGTCGCCCTCATCCTAATACCAAGCCGCGGGCGCCGCCGTTATCGGCGCCGCATCGCGCTCGCCTGCGCTCGGTTGGCCGCGGATCCGCAACAAGGGCCGCGCCACCCCGACCGTACGTTTCAAACGATGGTGTTTGAATCGCTATCGTTTGAATCGCCATCGTCTGAAGCGCCATCGTCCGAAGCGCATCCGTCGCGAATTCCGCGCTGCCGGCGTCCGCGCCGCGCGTTCAGGGCTTGGGACCCTGCCCCTCGTTGTCTTCCCAATGCAGGATGCGCCGGGTCACGAAGCGGTACACCGGCTTGCCGGTGACGAACCACAGCTCGCGCACCCAGGAATGGCGCTTGAGCACGCGCCGCTCGACCGGCGTCAGGTGTTGCGGGCAGTACGTGCGCTTGTGCTTGAGCAGGTGGCGCAGGTCCTCGCGCGCGAGCAGGCGCATCCAGCGCGAGCGCGGGGCGCCGCGCACGGCCAGCTGGAAATCGATGATCGCCGGGGCGCCGTCGGCCAGCACCAGCCAGTTGGCCTCCTTGGCCAGGTCGTTGTGGGCCAGCCCGCGCCGGTGCAGGCGCTGCAGCAGGCGCCGGGCGCGGCGGAAATAGGCCAGGTCGCCGCGCGGCGGGCGCTGGTACATGGCCGCGCCCTCCATGTAGCTGCGATCGAGCTTGCGGCCGTCCCAGCCCAGCAAGCGCGGGGTCGCCTCCAGGCCGTCGATCCGCTCCAGCGCGCGCGCCTCGCGCCGCGCCAGCCACCATGCCGGCAGCCGCAGCCACCACGGCACGTGGCTCAGGTCGCGGCGCACGAACAAGCCGCGGCTGTCGCGCATCAGGGCGATGCGGCCGAAACTATCGGCCTTCAGCGCGGTCACTTCGATCACTTCCGACATGCGGCGCAGTGTACTTCGGGCCGGCGCGGCCCGGTTCCGCAAGGCCCGCGGACGGGCCGCCGACGGGGTTACAGGCCGTTACCCGCGGTCACGCCAAGTGCCTGCGGTCACGTTGCCGCTTCATCCTCGCCACAGCCCGCCCTGCCTATAATCGACCGATGGATTCAGCCTGGCTCGAAAGCGCGACCGCATGGATCGCGGCCCACCCCATCGCCGCGGGCGTCGTGATCTTCCTGATCGCGTTCTGCGACGCGTTGATCATCCTCGGCATCGCCGTTCCCGCGCTGCCCCTGCTGTTCGCGGTCGGCACCTTGGTCGGGCTGGGCCACATCAACGGTCCCTATGCGCTGGTCTGCGCGACCCTGGGCGCCTTCGCCGGCGACGCGCTGAGCTATTGGGTCGGCTATCGCTGGGGCCCGCAACTGCGCCAGCGCTGGCCGTTCTCGAAGTATCCGCAATGGATCGACCGCGGCGAAAACCTGTTCCACCGCCACGGCAGCAAGAGCATCGTGATCGCGCGCTTCGTCGGCGCGGTGCGGCCGTTCGTACCGGCCATCGCCGGCATGCTGCGCATGCCGATGCGCCGCTATGCGCTGCCGAGCCTGTTCGCCTGCGTGACCTGGTCGGCGCTGTTCCTGGCCCCGGGCTGGGTGCTGGGCGCGTCCTACGACGCGGTGGCCGCGGTCGCCGACCGCCTCGCGGTGGTGCTGGGCGCGCTGCTGATCGCGGTGGCGGCGGTCTGGGCCGGCGTGCTTTACACCTGGCGCTGGTTCGCCAACCACGCCGACCAGATGCTCGCGCGCGCGCTGCGCTGGACCCGCGCGCATCCGCGCCTGGGCCGCTACGCCGCGGCGCTGATCGACCCCAACCGGCCCGAATCGGCCTCGCTGGTGATGCTGGCGGTCTGCCTGCTGGCGATCAGCTGGATCTGGTTCACCCTGCTGGCGACGCTGCTGGCCAGCGGCGGGCCGCTGCAGATCGACCACACCGTGCACGAGTTCATGTGGACCCTGCGCAATCCGCTGGCCGACCGGCTGATGGCGGCCCTGGCCTGCCTGGGCGACCCGATGGTGCTGGCGCCGGCCTCGATCGCGGTGCTGGCCTACCTGGCCTGGCGGCGGCGCTGGATGGCCGCGGCGCACTGGGTCGCGGCGATCGTGTTCGGGCTGGCGCTGACGTCGCTACTGGAATGGGCGATCGACATGCCGCGCCCGCCGACCGCGCCGGCCGGCTTCGGCTTCCCGTCGGTGGCGGTGACCATGACCACGATCGTGTTCGGCTTCTTCGCCGTGCTGATCGCGCGCGAGCTGCCGGGGCGGCAGCGGGTGTGGCCCTACCTGTTGGCCGGCGTCGTCACCACCTTGGTCGGCTTCGCCCGCCTGTACCTGGGCGCGCACTGGCCCAGCGATCTCATCGGCGGCACCTTGTTCGGCATCTTCTGGCTGCTGGCGCTGGGCATCGCGTATCGCCGCCACGTCGCCCGCTCGTTCTGGATGCGGCCGCTGGCGTGGCTGTTCTACACCGTGTTCGCGATCGCGGCGCTGTGGCATGCGCCGCGCGCGGCCGACCCGCTGCTGGCCAAGTTCGCCTCGGCCACGCCGACCGCGACCCTGGACGCGCAGCGCTGGTGGCGCGGCGACTGGGCCACGCTGCCGGCGCAGCGCAACGAGCGCGACGCGCGCCGGCGCTGGCCGCTGGACCTGCAGGTCGCAGGTCCCCTGCCGCCGCTGCGCGCGACCCTGGAAGCGGCCGGTTGGCGGGTGCAACCGCAGGCCGGCTGGCTGGCCACCATCGCCCTGCTCGACGACGACACCCCGCCGCGCGACCAGGTAGTGCTGCCGGCGACGCTGGACGCGCAGGCCGAATCGTTGCTGATGCTGCGCGACGGCCCGACCCCGGACGTGCAGTA contains these protein-coding regions:
- a CDS encoding bifunctional DedA family/phosphatase PAP2 family protein, which produces MDSAWLESATAWIAAHPIAAGVVIFLIAFCDALIILGIAVPALPLLFAVGTLVGLGHINGPYALVCATLGAFAGDALSYWVGYRWGPQLRQRWPFSKYPQWIDRGENLFHRHGSKSIVIARFVGAVRPFVPAIAGMLRMPMRRYALPSLFACVTWSALFLAPGWVLGASYDAVAAVADRLAVVLGALLIAVAAVWAGVLYTWRWFANHADQMLARALRWTRAHPRLGRYAAALIDPNRPESASLVMLAVCLLAISWIWFTLLATLLASGGPLQIDHTVHEFMWTLRNPLADRLMAALACLGDPMVLAPASIAVLAYLAWRRRWMAAAHWVAAIVFGLALTSLLEWAIDMPRPPTAPAGFGFPSVAVTMTTIVFGFFAVLIARELPGRQRVWPYLLAGVVTTLVGFARLYLGAHWPSDLIGGTLFGIFWLLALGIAYRRHVARSFWMRPLAWLFYTVFAIAALWHAPRAADPLLAKFASATPTATLDAQRWWRGDWATLPAQRNERDARRRWPLDLQVAGPLPPLRATLEAAGWRVQPQAGWLATIALLDDDTPPRDQVVLPATLDAQAESLLMLRDGPTPDVQYALRLWPAPAVLSDGTPLWIGTTQTLKLNKPFGAAALWLPQPDDGAAHAQVRRALVGFVTVQQAHPKNGVEVLRLRSQYSGPQAAQ
- a CDS encoding serine/threonine protein kinase; translation: MSEVIEVTALKADSFGRIALMRDSRGLFVRRDLSHVPWWLRLPAWWLARREARALERIDGLEATPRLLGWDGRKLDRSYMEGAAMYQRPPRGDLAYFRRARRLLQRLHRRGLAHNDLAKEANWLVLADGAPAIIDFQLAVRGAPRSRWMRLLAREDLRHLLKHKRTYCPQHLTPVERRVLKRHSWVRELWFVTGKPVYRFVTRRILHWEDNEGQGPKP